From Camelus dromedarius isolate mCamDro1 chromosome 23, mCamDro1.pat, whole genome shotgun sequence, a single genomic window includes:
- the RCSD1 gene encoding capZ-interacting protein isoform X2, producing MEERPAETNAKVDDSAPPSVAQLAGRFREQAAAAKEKSLPNANHPPKIKVKSSPLIEKLQANLAFDPAALLPGASPKSPGLKAMVSPFHSPPSTPSSPGVRSRASEPEEVPVSFDQPPEGSHLPCYNKVRTRGSIKRRPPSRRFRRSQSDCGDLGDFRAVEFSQENGAKEENGGEVFPPKSQAPGSPPLRRTSNRTEKQEEMGTATEEGPQREEAMGSSEEGAGQRPALASGPEAENGCGSPTEEKPAGEQTEGPTEVQERAASKEDEPGQRSQDTKGPEEAAVGEETPQSPPRGVEGGHSPEQGKDKEEQDEGTLPESGCDAGTSHAQPHTSSEVPETEDKTSVQDTKM from the exons GAAAGGCCGGCAGAAACTAACGCCAAAGTGGACGACTCGGCGCCCCCGTCGGTAGCCCAGCTGGCCGGGCGGTTTAGGGAGCAGGCAGCTGCTGCAAAGGAG AAGTCACTGCCCAATGCAAACCACCCTCCTAAAATCAAGGTGAAGAGCTCGCCTCTGATCGAGAAGCTTCAG GCCAATTTAGCCTTTGATCCAGCAGCCCTGCTACCTGGGGCCTCACCCAAGAGTCCCGGACTCAAGGCCATGGTGTCGCCGTTTCACAGCCCGCCCTCTACCCCCAGCAGCCCTGGCGTGCGGTCTCGGGCCAGCGAGCCAGAGGAGGTGCCCGTCAGCTTTGACCAGCCTCCTGAAGGCAGTCACCTGCCCTGTTACAATAAG GTGCGGACAAGGGGCTCGATCAAAAGGCGCCCTCCCTCCAGGCGATTCCGAAGGTCCCAGTCGGACTGCGGGGACCTGGGGGACTTCAGGGCCGTGGAGTTCTCCCAGGAGAATGGTGCCAAGGAAGAGAATGGGGGTGAGGTGTTCCCACCCAAGAGCCAGGCCCCAGGGTCCCCTCCTCTGAGGAGGACTTCCAACAGgacagagaagcaggaggagatGGGCACAGCCACGGAGGAAGGCCCGCAGCGTGAGGAGGCCATGGGCAGCTCCGAAGAGGGGGCCGGCCAGCGTCCAGCCCTGGCCTCCGGCCCAGAGGCAGAGAACGGGTGTGGGAGCCCCACGGAGGAGAAACCGGCAGGAGAGCAGACGGAGGGGCCTACGGAGGTGCAGGAGAGGGCGGCCAGCAAAGAGGATGAACCCGGACAAAGGAGCCAAGACACAAAGGGGCCGGAGGAGGCAGCTGTGGGAGAGGAGACCCCCCAAAGTCCTCCCAGAGGAGTGGAGGGTGGCCACAGCCCCGAACAGGGGAAAGACAAGGAAGAGCAAGACGAGGGGACCCTTCCCGAGTCCGGCTGTGACGCCGGCACCAGCCATGCCCAGCCACACACCAGCAGTGAGGTCCCCGAGACAGAG
- the RCSD1 gene encoding capZ-interacting protein isoform X1: MEERPAETNAKVDDSAPPSVAQLAGRFREQAAAAKETPASKPTRRKPPCSLSLFPPKVELGQNGEEKSLPNANHPPKIKVKSSPLIEKLQANLAFDPAALLPGASPKSPGLKAMVSPFHSPPSTPSSPGVRSRASEPEEVPVSFDQPPEGSHLPCYNKVRTRGSIKRRPPSRRFRRSQSDCGDLGDFRAVEFSQENGAKEENGGEVFPPKSQAPGSPPLRRTSNRTEKQEEMGTATEEGPQREEAMGSSEEGAGQRPALASGPEAENGCGSPTEEKPAGEQTEGPTEVQERAASKEDEPGQRSQDTKGPEEAAVGEETPQSPPRGVEGGHSPEQGKDKEEQDEGTLPESGCDAGTSHAQPHTSSEVPETEDKTSVQDTKM; the protein is encoded by the exons GAAAGGCCGGCAGAAACTAACGCCAAAGTGGACGACTCGGCGCCCCCGTCGGTAGCCCAGCTGGCCGGGCGGTTTAGGGAGCAGGCAGCTGCTGCAAAGGAG ACACCAGCCAGTAAACCAACAAGAAGGAAACCgccctgctccctctctctgttCCCCCCCAAGGTAGAGCTGGGCCAGAATGGTGAGGAG AAGTCACTGCCCAATGCAAACCACCCTCCTAAAATCAAGGTGAAGAGCTCGCCTCTGATCGAGAAGCTTCAG GCCAATTTAGCCTTTGATCCAGCAGCCCTGCTACCTGGGGCCTCACCCAAGAGTCCCGGACTCAAGGCCATGGTGTCGCCGTTTCACAGCCCGCCCTCTACCCCCAGCAGCCCTGGCGTGCGGTCTCGGGCCAGCGAGCCAGAGGAGGTGCCCGTCAGCTTTGACCAGCCTCCTGAAGGCAGTCACCTGCCCTGTTACAATAAG GTGCGGACAAGGGGCTCGATCAAAAGGCGCCCTCCCTCCAGGCGATTCCGAAGGTCCCAGTCGGACTGCGGGGACCTGGGGGACTTCAGGGCCGTGGAGTTCTCCCAGGAGAATGGTGCCAAGGAAGAGAATGGGGGTGAGGTGTTCCCACCCAAGAGCCAGGCCCCAGGGTCCCCTCCTCTGAGGAGGACTTCCAACAGgacagagaagcaggaggagatGGGCACAGCCACGGAGGAAGGCCCGCAGCGTGAGGAGGCCATGGGCAGCTCCGAAGAGGGGGCCGGCCAGCGTCCAGCCCTGGCCTCCGGCCCAGAGGCAGAGAACGGGTGTGGGAGCCCCACGGAGGAGAAACCGGCAGGAGAGCAGACGGAGGGGCCTACGGAGGTGCAGGAGAGGGCGGCCAGCAAAGAGGATGAACCCGGACAAAGGAGCCAAGACACAAAGGGGCCGGAGGAGGCAGCTGTGGGAGAGGAGACCCCCCAAAGTCCTCCCAGAGGAGTGGAGGGTGGCCACAGCCCCGAACAGGGGAAAGACAAGGAAGAGCAAGACGAGGGGACCCTTCCCGAGTCCGGCTGTGACGCCGGCACCAGCCATGCCCAGCCACACACCAGCAGTGAGGTCCCCGAGACAGAG